The Terriglobales bacterium nucleotide sequence TTCGAGCTGGACGTGAGAGCCGCCCTTTCTGTTCTTAACAGTCCACCCAATGCGCAAGAGAGCACTGAAGACCCGACTAGCTTTTCTGCTGGGCCACGAACTCACAGGAAGCGGATCGATTTGGGAGGCTTTTTTACCTGCTCGGTGCGATCGGCGAGAACGCGCAAGGCCAGCGCTGTAACCTTGACCTCTGCATCTTGCTTTGTTTCTCCATACGCCATCACTCCGGGGAGGTCGGGAATCTCCGCGATCCAGCGACCATCCTCCTCCTGGTCAAACTCAATTTTGAAGGATTCGCCGCCTTCGGGTATCCGGGGAACTGTTGCCACGGTCGTCACCGTTGTTTCCCAATTCTGGGAGATGGGATGCCCAAACTCGGTAGGAGTTGAATTTGGGAGCCGCAGAGATTGTGCTGGCCAGAGCAGGCCCAGGTCAATTGTATTTTTCTGAACGCTTTTCACACAAGTGTTATTGCAGCGTCATCGGCATAGACCGTTTCTGACCGTTTGGTCCATCAAGCAGGGACGAACAGATCAGTGGAAGCGTTTTATGGATTCAGCTGACTGCTAAGAGATATGGAGGCGCGGGTCGGAATCGAACCGACGCATAAAGGTTTTGCAGACCTCTCCCTTACCACTTGGGTACCGCGCCCCTGGGAAGGCAAACATCGAAAACCCCCGCCGACAGCGAGGGTGAATGGAGCCTTGGGCGAACACTGGAGCGGGAGACGGGATTTGAACCCGCGACTTCGACCTTGGCAAGGTCGCACTCTACCGCTGAGTTACTCCCGCTCAGAAACTTGTCTGATTATAACAAAAGGAGCAGCGGGAAAAGAGCGGGCGAAAGCGGCTCCAATCTTCCGATCAGGCGTTCGATCGCGCTTTTGCTATCCCGGATGAGACCCTGGACAAAATCGCATACAATCTGCAACGGCCCATGGAGAGCGCATCGATAACGAAATCGCGCCGCACGCAGCTGCACCGCGATCCATCTGGTCTATTTGTTCACACGCTCGTTCTTGAAGCGTGTGCGAAGTTCGGCCGCAAAGAAGCTGTTGTCGATTACTCGTGCGATCCGCCGCGGCGCATTTCCTACGCTGAGTACAGAGAACTCGTTGAGCGGCTCGCGGCTTCGTTCGCCCGGCTTTTTCATCCGGGCGATGTGATCGCCATTTTTCTCTACAACTGCTGGGAGTTTTGCGTTGCGTATCACGCAGCGACGTTTGCCGGTTGCGTCCCGACGTTGCTCAATCCGTCTTACCGCGAACGAGAGGTTCGGTATCAGCTCGAAAACTCTGAAGCGGTTGCACTGATCACCGATGGACCGCAGATTCGTGGAATGAATCTCAGCGGATCGCCACGACTGCGTGAAGTCATCGCAACGCGGACCTCGGCTGCAGGCGCGAGCGAGTTTTCTGAGCTACTGCAGCCCGCAACTGCCGGAATTCCGGCACTCAACGAAGGCCCACACGAAGTCCTTGCCGCGCTGCCTTACTCCAGCGGAACTACTGGATTGCCGAAAGGCGTGATGCTCTCTCACTCCAATCTCGTCACGAACATCTTTCAATTGCTTGCGCCCGGAGAAGAGGCGACGTACACGCAGAGCGACATCACACTGTGTTGTCTCCCGCTCTACCACATCTACGGCTTGAACGTAGTACTGAATCCCATTTTTGCCCTAGGCGGCACGTTGGTTCTGTTGCCGCGCTTCGATGAAGCAAGATTTTTGCGTCTGCTGATCGAGGAACACCCAACGTTCCTGCCGCTTGTGCCTCCACTGGTTAATTGCTTCTGTCAGGCCGCCGAAGAGGGCAGATTTCCTCGCGAACACCACGTCCGCTACGTGAAGTCCGGCGCGGCGCCGCTCGCGCCTGAGCTGGCGTCGCGCTTCACGAATCTGACCGGAATCAGAATTCGTCAGGGATACGGAATGACCGAGGCCTCTCCAGTCACGCATCTTGGCTACGTGGAGCCCGACTTGTACATGCCCGATTCGATCGGCCAGGCGGTCGCGCAAACTGAATGCCGTCTCGTGAACGGTCACGATCCGTGCCATGGCGAGCTGGTGATGCGCGGACCGCAGTTCATGCTCGGCTACTGGAAGGCTCCGGAGGCGACCGCATCAGCATTGCGCGATGGATGGTACTGGTCGGGAGATATTGCCAGCGTCGATGCGAATGGCTTCTATCGCATCGTCGATCGCGTGAAGGAGATGATCAAGTACAAAGGGTTCTCCATAGCGCCGGCCGAAGTCGAAGCCGTTCTGCTGGAACATCCTCTGGTTCGCGACTGCGGCATCGTAGGTCATGCCGACACGACGTCCGGCGAGATTCCGTGTGCATTTGTGGTATTGCGCGAAGGACACAACGGCAATGGCAAAATCGCTGACGAATTGTGCGGCTACGTCGGCGAGCGGCTCACGCATTACAAGCAGCCGCGCGAAGTGCGCTTCGTGAACTCAATTCCGAGAAATCCTTCAGGGAAGATCTTGCGACGGATCTTGCGTGATGAGCTTTGACTTGCCTTTGTCATTCCGAACCACCGGTGTTTGGTGGTGAGGAATCCCTACGAACTGTGATAATCGTCAGGTACCGACAGAGCCGGACTTCGCTCCCGCGAAGCCGGAATTCCCGAATTGCACTATCGCAATGGTAGGGATTCCTCA carries:
- a CDS encoding type II toxin-antitoxin system HicB family antitoxin, whose translation is MATVPRIPEGGESFKIEFDQEEDGRWIAEIPDLPGVMAYGETKQDAEVKVTALALRVLADRTEQVKKPPKSIRFL
- a CDS encoding class I adenylate-forming enzyme family protein; amino-acid sequence: MESASITKSRRTQLHRDPSGLFVHTLVLEACAKFGRKEAVVDYSCDPPRRISYAEYRELVERLAASFARLFHPGDVIAIFLYNCWEFCVAYHAATFAGCVPTLLNPSYREREVRYQLENSEAVALITDGPQIRGMNLSGSPRLREVIATRTSAAGASEFSELLQPATAGIPALNEGPHEVLAALPYSSGTTGLPKGVMLSHSNLVTNIFQLLAPGEEATYTQSDITLCCLPLYHIYGLNVVLNPIFALGGTLVLLPRFDEARFLRLLIEEHPTFLPLVPPLVNCFCQAAEEGRFPREHHVRYVKSGAAPLAPELASRFTNLTGIRIRQGYGMTEASPVTHLGYVEPDLYMPDSIGQAVAQTECRLVNGHDPCHGELVMRGPQFMLGYWKAPEATASALRDGWYWSGDIASVDANGFYRIVDRVKEMIKYKGFSIAPAEVEAVLLEHPLVRDCGIVGHADTTSGEIPCAFVVLREGHNGNGKIADELCGYVGERLTHYKQPREVRFVNSIPRNPSGKILRRILRDEL